One window of Macadamia integrifolia cultivar HAES 741 unplaced genomic scaffold, SCU_Mint_v3 scaffold553, whole genome shotgun sequence genomic DNA carries:
- the LOC122069207 gene encoding nucleolar protein 58 isoform X2: protein MACTLDFRYLDEGLGGQKNKRKREEETEAQKADFSMEVDDMESCPQAKRPALPSSENPEKPIFGKPTYDGVIAGRVSGRKWKEPRKQRASASKVSVKGVSLEQRTKQKEIKKAYQERMKELKEQIRLNKVEKRKKREEREKKKQENILRSGTKLQKITNPKTLKKIAKSKQKKLLKVVPDDLLKK from the coding sequence ATGGCCTGCACGCTAGATTTCAGGTACTTAGATGAAGGTCTTGGTGGGCAAAAGAACAAGCgtaagagagaagaggagactGAAGCCCAAAAGGCAGATTTTTCAATGGAGGTTGATGATATGGAATCATGCCCACAGGCCAAGAGGCCTGCCCTCCCCTCTTCAGAGAACCCTGAAAAACCTATATTCGGGAAGCCCACTTACGATGGTGTTATTGCTGGTAGAGTATCCGGCCGGAAATGGAAGGAGCCTCGGAAACAACGAGCTTCTGCCTCAAAGGTCTCTGTGAAAGGGGTTTCTTTGGAACAACGTACGAAGCAGAAGGAGATCAAGAAAGCTTACCAGGAAAGGATGAAGGAGTTGAAGGAGCAGATAAGGTTGAACAAggtggagaagaggaagaagagggaagagagggaaaagaagaagcagGAGAACATATTGAGGTCTGGGACTAAGCTTCAGAAGATTACTAACCCGAAAACATTGAAGAAGATCGCGAAGTCGAAGCAGAAAAAGCTTCTAAAGGTTGTCCCTGATGACTTGCTTAAGAAGTAG